From the Vanacampus margaritifer isolate UIUO_Vmar chromosome 14, RoL_Vmar_1.0, whole genome shotgun sequence genome, the window GGAATGCCTGCAGACATGGAGATGGAGGaaggaacaataaaaaaaaaaaaaaaaaaagtgttttcgcAAAAGGTCAAAAATGAGTTTTCATCAAAATAACATAATGATGCCACGTTGAAACGATTCAATTCGAAATTGCCTTTGTTTCcctgcaaaagtattgggacgccaCCGCTGATGACATCATTTACTAGTCAGTCAAGTAAGGTGAGAGATTATTTGAAAGACGGTTTATGATAGAATCCCGAGAGAGAAATCGAATTGTCTTTTGTGCAATTGGATTGGCGCGATTCATTCAGAGCCCAAAGGGACATTTTGTCACGCGCATTTCAAATCAATGATTAATTGGAAGCCATTTTGTGGTTTGGAATTAGCATCAAATGTCAAAACTGCACAAAAAGTGTCACTTTTTACGTTGCTATCTTCATGTAAAGTCAAAACAAtcaaagttgcatttttttattttgtatttgtacacCAGATGGCGCTACTTTTTCCTTTTGCAAGCATGcagtaaaatcatttttgcctgGGGTAATAAATTTCAATACAGattaaatatgtttgttttttcaaacttttgcgaattgttattgatttttttttttttacgagatttttttcagttttttgtttctaatattcaaagcatgcagcaaaatgtcacattttcagcATTTTCTGCAAGGTGtgtttatgtaaataaataaataaataaaagtatgtgAATAACTATTTCAGCCAGAAACTTATACgttaaatgttatgtttttggCAAATTTGAACATATTTCTGTTATTCAATCATAACTCACAACATGGACCAAAATGTGGAGAAAATACTCATGCAGCAAGATGTCACATTTTCACCCTTGCAAAAGTCTTCAATGCTGAAAAGATCACGTGCGCGTGCACATTCAGATCAAATTATTGATTATATTTGGGAGAATTGGACACTCATGAAAGACTTCAAAACACGCAGTGTGGACATGTTTGAGCcataaaaaatgttcaatttaaaacatacagaaaaaaaagcaaaacaaaatttcGAGATCATTATTTTCTGCAAGGTCATTTGTGGGAAAACAAAGTGTGTGGTTTACGACTTATACTAGTCATACTATAGGAATTTTTATATTTAGAAATATATACCCGCATTAGGGCTCCacaatacattgaaaaaaaaaatcgttatcATGATAATGGCACGTGCCATAAGTTGGAATTGAATGATTTGATCTGTTTTTAACCAATTGGATGCAAATTTAAATGCACATCACCATCCAATAGGTGAACAGTATCtggggcatatatatatatatatatatatataaatatataatcaaTTAGCTAAGAATATATTGAGCTTGCTTATTTTGCCACATGAAATAAAAAGTTTCTTTCATTAGACAATGAAAACATAATCTCCTTATGTGAaatattgcaacaaaaaaaattaaaataaaatatataaaattcaaCACCCATGCTaaatatctttctttttttttttttacattattgtgcAACCGTAATGCATAAACGCCTTATACGGTCACACACACAGTGAAAATCTGCGTATTTGATGGCCATTATAAACTGTCCTCCTTACCTGGATGACGCGCATGTTGAGTCCGGTCTCCTGCGCCAGCTGCTCCCGGATGTGTCGCGTGGGTTTGGGCGTGGCGACGAAGGCGGCCTTGAGGGTCTCCAGCTGCTTGGCCTTGATGGTGGTGCGCGGGCCCCGCCGCTTGGTGCCCGAGTTCTGCTCCTCGTTCTCGATGTTGTTGGTCTCCTTGTCCGACGACGTGCAGTTGTCGCCCTCCTTCAGCTCGTCCTGCAAACCGCCGTCCTGCAGGTCCGGCGACAGGCTCCGGTCCGTGCACGACGACACTGCGCACGCGTGAGAGCGTGGCATTTAAGATAGAGAGAAaaatgaggtgtgtgtgtgtatatatatattattttattttacttttaaaaaaagtatcttAAAAAAAGTAACAGCCGAATTTATAAATTGtctatttacaataaaattaaaattaaatctcAGGAAGCGCGCGTGTGTTGTAACGTTTCCGTTTCCGGTCAGTGTGGCGTAGAGACAAAATGAGCAGCAAAAATCCAAACCCACGCTATAATGCTGGGACTCGCCGTCACGAAAACAACCACACTTGACCAAGCGTCACAAAAATGAATCGTTAGGACCAGGAAACAGGAGCGACGGCTCCAACGTCCTTCATACCACGTTGGCGACAACTTGTACTTTTAGGCGCGGCCCTATGACGTCACTTGTTAGCGACACACCTAAATGAAGGACCAATATCGACGGATCTACAAATCAGTACCCATAACCTCCCTTTGTGTCGGGGGCAGGGCTTTGTTGGGGGTTCGTCTTTCGATACCCATGACAGTAGGACCCCTAATGGACCCTGATGCATACTGACAATAACAATAGAGTCCTTGGAGgtggaaaaagaacaaaaataaacatgtatgttatttgttgactaaaaataaAGCTTAGTTTGCACCCAAATACGCTTTTTGGATGCTGAGTAGCACCCAAAAGTGGTTCCCAAAAAGACATATTTGGGTACAATAgaagtgtgtttatttatttatttatttatagatcaTTTAGACAACCCATTTCGCACCGCGTGCTAATATTCTGTTTTTGGCGATCATTACCACGACATTTAGCGACGTTACTTTCCTTGTTCTTCGTTCGTACCTGAGTTGAGGCTGACCTCCTTGATGGTGGCCGAGCTCAGGTAGTCGTCCTTGCACACGAACTTGTTCTCGTCGATGACGTAGAGCTCCTCGCCGGTGGACAGCTGCTTGTGGCACACCATGCAGGTGAAGCAGTTGAGGTGGAACACCTTGCTGCGCGCCTTGCGCACCAGGTCGCTCGGCGAGATGCCCTGCAGGCAGCCGGCGCACTTGGTGCCGAACCGCCTGCATGCGCGCGAGCAATGGGCGGGAAAgagggagaaagaaagaaaaaaaaacatttgcaagagAGCCAACACAAGAGAGgatttgttttagtctttgtttGCGTCGCCGTTTGTTTGGCAGTGAGTGGGATTATGCAAACGGCACCAAGGCGGTTGCCAGAGAATTTCGCGGTAGGGTGCAGGCGAAGGCCAAAAGAGAAATGGCGAAATTCCGAGGCTACTTCGgagatgcaaaaaaataaaataaaattacattgcaAAGAAAggttcttttttattattattattaatcactGCATGCACAATAACCTATATACGGCAATTTGATGatgccataaaaaaaactaaaaataataataataattcagtttttttccagTTGTGCGCTTGTTTGAGCTGACAACacgcaaattaaaaaatagaaataaaaaaagttcgattattttgaattattatttatcattatttatttttgttatatatgttatatgttaTATTTTGTTTCGAATATGAAAATagttctctaaaaaaaaaaatacttgcttGCACAGAGAATGCGGattgaaaaataacattatttgatttaaaaatcccattttAAATCGCACATCATATAGCATAACAATTTGAAATCATTTCAGACCAGCCCTataatatacatgcatatacacacatatacgaCATAAGGATACAGGTAATAATAACAATGGCAATACTTTTGGGTCCATTCCAGACTGCGCGTGCTAATCAATCCACGCGAAACACATTAGTGGCAATCAGGACATTGTAGGCAAGGATATGAGACGGGATTAGGCAGAGTGGGATGTATTTTAGGCGTGGAAATCTTCTCTTAATCCATATAAAACGTGCGTGGGAGGACGttcaagacccccccccccctcacacacaccctacccccctatttaaaaaaagaaaaaaaatcacctggcacccaaaaaaaacaaaacagctgtCTCGGGGCCACCTGAGTGCATGTGCGTGAAGGGGGGGTGATTTGAGAATGCTCCCCCCCCCTCTCTATTGTTTTAACACTAATGTGGGCCCTGGTATCACTCCACGTTGTCGCCTTTCACATGCACGCCCCTGCCTGCGCGTCCACTCTGCACAACAATTGCGCACATTAGCCTGATTAGTCCTGCAAGCGCTAATGGGCCGCTCATTTGCATACGTGCAGGTACACCCGGACCAGCCGGCTCGCTCATTCATAACGccggacgttttttttttttaagagcattttcagcattaaaaaaaaagaaagaagcagcatctttttgttttatttgaataaatgaagCCATAATCCACATGGCTGCAAGAgggtattattttaaaaataggaAACGTTATTATATGAATTAAAATATTCCATTTTGCTTTAATTAGGATTATTTGTGAAAGCTGCTTAGGAGCTTGTTTGAGTGACGAAAGCGATAATGCGCaagtgtgtgattttttttttttaattttatttaacgaGGAACCGATTTTGCtttgattatgattttttttcttcaaatctgTTTAATGGCTTGTTCGGCACGTATGTTTTAAATATAGAAAAGTAATCATGTGAATTAAAATAGACTGCTAACGAGTTTGCTTTAATTATTATCATGAGCTTGTTTATTTAATCCAGACAACTCGTGGCTGAATgtgcattatttttcaaattggaAGTCTTATCATGTGACATTGAAATTGCCtgttttaatttgcatttttttcaacgCTGATTATAGCCTGATTTGTCAGAATAATGCCACATTGCACATGGCTGCTCGtgcatttataatttttttttactagcaaaAGAGTCGGTCAGCTATAAAACAAATGCTACTTGAATTCTTTCAtctctttttaaaattatcatgcgaatTAAAAATCGGCACATTGAggaagtttactttttttttttttaagctgcttTGGGTTCCTTTGAACGAATAAAGCCAGAATACACATTTCTGtacgtatacattttttttaaggaacacAAATCATGAATTAATAGGCTAACAATGTTactttgaatattattattattagttttaaattaactccccctaataaaaaaaagtgctactTTCCTTTAATTCTATTCTATTTCTACGACCAATAGGAAGCTATTTCTTTTACAACAACGCAAATTAAAATGACACCTAATCTACGAACTAACATCAATGACGGCGCACAATAATAACACAAagatgcttttcttttcttcctgttTGTCGTTGTGGGTCCTACCGGAAGAAGTCCACCTTGCAGTAGAGCTTCCCGTCCCGCGAGAAGCACTTGTCGGTCAGCTTGCAGTTGCACTCGCAGCACTGCACGCACTTGGCGTGCCAGGCCCGGTCCAGCACGTTGAGCAGGAACCGGTCCAGGATGGGCCGCTCGCAGCCGGCACAGTGGACCATCATGACTGCGGCCCGCGGCGCGCCCACGCCCGACCTCCCCGTTCTCACGACTGGCTCGGCAGGCCTTTCCACGCGGAACCGCGTCTAGGGATCCTCCACACCTGCCACCCTCCTCCCGCGTgggctggcaaaaaaaaagaaaaaagaaaagaaaaaaaaaggagggcaacgaaaagaagaagaaaaaaaaagagccccgGTACCGGCTCGGTTCTGGGTGCTGTATCCACAAATCCACACTTGCTTGTTTGTTGTGTCCTGATCAGGCGCGCGCACCTGACTTGTTCCAAATCATAACAAGAAGAATATCCTGCAATCGTGCGCGTGCTCGtggatttgttttcttttctctctcttctatttttttttttttgtcggcgTGCAGTGGGGGTGTTCCACGCGTGTCCTGCGGGCTCCTCGCCACCTTCGCGTCACTGTGGCCGCCTGTCACGCGGCGTGGACAAGCAAGGCACCCCTCCACCtcgacgccgccgccgccgccgccgccatcacCCACGAACCATCAGCGCGCGAAGCACATTGGCTGGCGCGCGCCTTAATTACCTCGCGCGGACAGCCAATCACGGAGAGGCTTCGGTCGTCATGGATACCGAGCTCACGGCTTCTCCGGTGGACCTGCATGTCAAGATGGGCAGAACCGAGTCCGAAAAATTGGCACtgaggcctttaaaaaaaaaaaaagaagtaatattCTTCATCATCAGTTTAGATATagttaaaatgtcaactttatcgTCAGAATATCTTGTGACGTTTCATAGTGGACAACTAGTCCAAAAGATGACATTGTGTAGTGGCAGATATGTCACACAAATAAGTCATCCTCTGCACTGCCACCCACTGGTCATATATGTAAGTGCAgtgaaattttaagaaaaagacAATCACAACTAGtccagtaattttttttttgatttttattcttattctttGCACTTACAAAAGCTGACCAGTGGATGGCAGTGTTTGGGACGACTGCCTTGCGTTGACTGTCGTGACTGATGTGAGTCTTGTGATGTCACAGTTGAGCATCATTTCATACACTAAAATGGAAACGTAACGCACTATAGTGGCTGATGTCCTTTGAAAGTCCCCCTTTCAAGTGTATGGGAGGATTTACTTGGGTCTACTGTAGTGACGGATGCACAACTTACACTGCCACCCACTGGTCAGTTgctgtaaatgcaaaaaaaaaaaagttgcgcaTCAGTCACTACAGTAGATGTAAATAAGCTAGCTGTTCAATTTTGACAGACTAGCATTCACTGTAGTGActgatgtataaaaaaaaaaaattgagggggggggggcaaacaaGGACTAATGCAACAGCGAGCGCATGACATTACACAGTGGCTGGTCCGGgtgttgggaggggggggggagtttgGGGAGGCAGGGAGGGCGGTGCCTTTTCACATGCACAACGCTATTTACAGGGAAATGCCACGGATTAGTCAGCAGCTTCATCAATAAAAGGCGAGAGGCcgggcgggggggtgggggggggggcagtccgAGAGGCCAATCTCAATATTTACAGAGCGGACGCGTGGGGTCgctttgcacttttattttttttattttttttctgtctctctgCTGGCCGGCGTCTGCGTACCGTTCAGGTTTGGCTCACTTCGGCTACAGTCCAGACGACGTTTGGAGGGACGGCAAAATGTTCAATGGCAGAAATGctttttgatacaaaaaaaaaaaaaaaaaaaagaggtccaGGTCAAGGCAGACATTTTACATGGGAAAATTctcgcagcaaaaaaaaaggtacaaaaagtATTTACAGTATACCTAAATATGAAGTCATACTAACTCTGCATTGTTGTGCTTGTCAAGTTCATAacagtttgggaattttcagtATCGGCttgttttcattcatcataTTTGTAAACTTAACAACACGCGTTCAAAGTAGCTTTCGAAGCACCCTGTTAACAATTTGAGGATGAGCACGACAAccacaagtaaaataaaaataaaaattcgacTTGTCCACGACCCCAAAACAAAATGCATCCGTGgccctcttttaaaaaaaaatgactgcattATGAGACGACACAACTCAATTTGCCAATCGAGTGGCGAGCGCCAAGAAAGCACCCGAGAGCATCTTTGTGTATTTTCTGCAAGTCTGAAAAGGTGAAAAGTGCAACAGaacattccaaaataaaagactTGCGGCTGTCAAAATAAAACGATGTCATATGTTTAGGATTGCTTTTGTATTCCATGTTAAAAATGGATTCAGAAACACATTACGTTCATTCCTGGAGGTCACGGGGGTCACATTTCTACAGCGCGTAAGATCTGCAGcagcgggaaaaaaatgaaagaggaaaaaaacgtgaaaaaaatgattacaacGCATACGGTATATAAATACAGCTAATAAAACATTATATTATACGAGACATTTGCAATTGCTGgcgaaattgtgtgtgaatgctgaattaaaaaaaatatggacatTTCCAAAGATATGGAATGCTATTAAATGATGTGAATTTTTGGCACGTTGAAAATTGTTTCCAAGTTGAacgttttgaatttcaaatggaaaCATTCATGTGACTCTGTTTTGTGAATTgtgtcattgaaaatgaattggacTTTTGTGGGGTCGGAATTTTTGTGCTgaaattgttgattttttttgggccaagTGGGAATTTTTGGGCACGTTGAAGattgtttttgaaattaatttaacaaGTTAATTTCAAATGGGGGGACAAAGTTATGTTGAATGTTCAGCTGGGAATGAAAGGagatttttgcttgttttaaaatgttaattttggggaaaactgtgaatttttggaatgacaaaaataatagcacACAAAGCGTGAATGTTTGGAGCATGTTGAAATTGGAACGATGCaaatcggatgaattatgtgaaAGGAGATGCGTGTCGAAATAATGAGGAGATGAAAAACAATAAGTGAACGTGAGAGGTGTCAGCGGGATCGGCTTTTATTCTTTGCCGATTATATTCATTGTTTTCATTCACTTCTTGACATTTTTCAAGTTAAACACCCCCGAATTCCCCAAAACGACAACTAAAAACTTACGGCCATAACAGTTgtgtgatgacatcattgtgGGCGGGGTCTCTGGGGGTGCGGTGACATGGAACATATTCGTCCATGTGTGG encodes:
- the lhx5 gene encoding LIM/homeobox protein Lhx5 translates to MMVHCAGCERPILDRFLLNVLDRAWHAKCVQCCECNCKLTDKCFSRDGKLYCKVDFFRRFGTKCAGCLQGISPSDLVRKARSKVFHLNCFTCMVCHKQLSTGEELYVIDENKFVCKDDYLSSATIKEVSLNSVSSCTDRSLSPDLQDGGLQDELKEGDNCTSSDKETNNIENEEQNSGTKRRGPRTTIKAKQLETLKAAFVATPKPTRHIREQLAQETGLNMRVIQVWFQNRRSKERRMKQLSALGARRHAFFRGPRRMRTLGGRLEDPDILGPAAYGYYGEYQGDYYAPGSNYDFFPHGPPSSQAQSPAESPYILASGPGAMEGSGHLPSDDQRFTDMISHAETPSPEPGSLQPVPGEAYGGGPSPPFSLASNSSYSAPMSHQGPEMGEAAAW